The region cttcgcacaacagatggatagtcgtcgctaccgactacttaacccggtacacCGAAATGGAAGCTATACCACAAGtaaactcgtatgaagtggccaagttctttgTCCGCCACATCATCCTACGACAcggtgcaccgtctgttctcatcaCCGATCACGGTACAGCATTTACATCCGAACTTAGGCAGGACGTTCTCTAGCTGACGcgtagctctcaccgcaagagcactgcgtatcatcctcaaacaaatggattaacggaacgacTGAACAGAACAGTGgctgatatgctttccatgtatatcAAAGTGCAGCACAAGACGGGGGATAATATTTTGTCATATGTGACACTCCactataacactgctgtacaggagaccaCACAGTTTATGCCGTttgaacttgtatacgggcgccgcGTCCCCACAGCACTTGACGCCATGCCCGACCAacgaacacgtggaagagttcaTGCAAAAAGCCGAAGCAgcacgccagcttgctcggatCGCATCcagagccaacagcataccgacgtccttcgatacaaccagggtcgacgcgacgtccattacaataccggcgactgcgtgtgggtccggacgcccatccgtcgccgtggacttcCGGAAAAGTTGCTCCCCCGGTATtttggtccctacaaggttacacgccgccttagtgacgtaacctacgaagtcgtccctTGCAGTTCTGATCCCGGTtcactccgtcgtcgtcctcgcgctgaagttCTTCATGTAGTGCGAATGAaaccatgcgcgtacgtgaacgtccAGATGCACCTCAGAAGCTACATTTCTTGGCGTCGACTTCGCTGAAAGAACGTTTTGACgcgacggtcgcttttcgcatggggggcaattgacacagtGGTGAGGTTTccgcaccgcgggacggcgcgcacaaaggtcggcgccatgaaagactaCGATGCGCGTAAGCTGCTcgttcttctggcccgccattaaagggaCGCGTCTATTTTCAAGCCTCAGTCTTCCACCTACGTTAAAATATTTCATGCTGCAGTCACGTCAGGCAGGTAGGTGCTTGGACATTTTCCTACTGAATCATAGAACAAAGAAATAGGACTGCTTTACACAAGAGAAATAAGCATAAACACTACGCACCAAGATTATCTGAATTAAATATAGTGTGAGCGCAACACATGCCTGACTTTCATCTTCATCATCTCAACATATCATCATCCATTGTTCAGCTTCCTCATCTGTATATATTATCATAAGTTGCACAGCTTGATCTTCATGGTGGCAGCACGAGCTTGGCTGGAATAAAGCGGTTCCTTGAACTATTTAAATAGTAAAATGGTATTTCACCATGAAGAAGACAGAGCGTAAACGTTTATATTCAGCATATAGGAccgtaaacaaaaaataaaaatgaaaaaagaaaagcagaaggaaaaataaaaacaTTATAAGCCTTTGGCTGAGCAACTGTGAATAAAAGGTTATATAAAGCTATTCATTTTTAACTAAATAAATATAACGTACTTTGAGAAAATCTGACAATGCTGAAGTTTGTCCGTGTATGTGGTTCGAATTCCACAACCAGCATTACTAAGTACATACAGTTCCTCACTATATTACATAGAAAGAAATCTAGCGCTGCTGCGCTGTTGTATGCATGGGAATAACAGGATATATTGGCTTCGGAATGgaatcgttctcggagagccaggacaCCTCCAAGACCCGCTAGGCTAGCAACGTTCCATCTCTCACAATGGTTCTCATCCTGCTAAAGCACCTAGTAAACTGCTCTAACTCGTATTATTACATGAAAACATGTTTTATTTACTCATGAGGGCTTAATCtgattggatgcacaattatatgaaacgtaaaaactATCAGCGGGCCACTAAATTTGGAGGACGTAGTACAAGGTCCATGTTCGCCTTGACACAGTTTGTCGTCTgtttttcttcgcttgattctgaattgtaggtgagtaaacttcattgaatgaagcaatatgggtgaatgaaaacaTTCTATGAAGTTTTTATTTTATGAACACATTATCTGTGAAGCGATATTCACGCTTGTCTGTCCAGAAACATGTCTGTCCATCTAGCGAACCAAAAACTACAACATCAGGGTCACGACAAATGACCACGCGTGTCGAGATTACTCGGCCTAGCAATCACGCAATTACTGGAGCTTTCATCACGTCTGCTTCATTAGAGCAAACGAAGGCCAAACGACAAAGCTTATTTTCCTGTGGTTTCGCCAGTCTTTCATTGCGCTGAAGTACACATGAATGTGATTAGCACGCTTATCCATCTTGCTGTTTTGAGCTTGGGCACACTCATGCCTTGTGAAAGAAAAATAGCTAGAAAGTAGAGCAAATAAACCACATGCACCGGCCATAGCCAGCGCAGCAATTaaaaacgggaaaaaaaaaaacgttagacGGCAGTCCAATCCGTGAGCTACCGCAAGGGTCTCAGAATTTCGCAAGCAGCACAACTACTCTTGTTGCGAAGAGTGATGTAATTTAATGAACAGAACACTTCAGCCATCAACGGCACTGCAAGGCCGTTGATGGCCTTGCATTGGCTGAAAATTCATTTCAGCCATCAACGGCACTGCAAGGCCGTTGATGGCTGGAATGAATTTTGCGTACCGACAGTCGGTACGGAAAATGCAGTCTATTTTCTTAACAAGGGAAGCTGGCGTCAAGAGTTATGCATACATTTGCAAAAATAAGTCTTGTTTGAACTATGAACACAATACAATCACATAAAAGCGGCATCATAGTCGACTTTGTGCCACGGCCACACATATGACGAAGTGTTCAAATCAGTGCGCATCGATTCGCAGGGTTCATAGGCTCTCCTGGAGCGCAGGCGAAGGCTTCAGCGAACTGGGGCAACTGCTGCAGTGGCAGATTGCACGCTGCCTCCGCGTTTTCCAAAATGAGGCTGCCATCGCACTGAACGTAACACATAGCGATGAACACCAGCGGCAGTCCGCGATACTTCTCCAGCCCTTGTACAGCGTTGTCCGAAGCACGGCCGCTGCTTTCGTAGGCATCTACGAGGGCGTTGAGACCAATAGTATGCGCTGCATAATGTCTGACGTCAAAGATGCCGCCGAACTCGCTGGCTAGAAGGCAATTGTATAGGGAATCAATTTGGGGGACTTTTCTGACGTCGTAGACGCTTAGAAGCAGGTCACCCAGAGCTTCAGTGATCTCGAATCCGAAGCCGCCGTAGTTTACAGACGATGGCAGCGTTGGATCGAACAGAGGAAATGACATGGCGTACGGCATGAGCTGGAAGTCCCTCTTCCCGTCGGATAGGACGTAGTAACGTAGGCGACGCATGGCGAGCAGCATCTGTTCCACTTCAGGCGTGTTTCTGACTATTGCCGAATGCTGCCAGTTGCTCACGAACGAATCCGTCATGTCCGGTAGCTGGCCTCGGACAATGGTTTCGTTCTCTTCGCTGTGCATCTCGAAGTTATGGAAGGCTGTTGTCAGAGAGCTCCAGTCGGCTACCACGGTGACGTTCTCGTCGAAGTAGGTCGAGCTTGAAAGACGGAGCCAGAAGGCAAGCCGCACCGAGAGTGCCAGTTCTCTCGCGATGACACCTGCCTTGCCTTGAAAAACATCGGCGTTGTATCGTGCAAACAGTGCCTGCCTAGAGAAGAACATGGCTCTGGTGGCACAGAAGATGCCATAGTGCACCTGAGCCACTTTGTAGTTATCACCGTAATAATTGTAAATGAGCTCCCTGTTTGCGAAAAGTGCAGCCACTTGAACCGTGGACCAAGATACTAGTGCGTGGATTGAGTCGGAGCCGTTTGACCTCCAGAGATTCAGGAATGCATTCACATAAGCAGCATTAGTCGTCGTCAGCAAGGGACCTTCGGCCAAACTCATGTTAATCTTCTGGAGTGTTGCCGTCCACTTAGCTTCGGTCAGGCCTAGGTCCGACCCTTCCGGAAAGCTTTCGACGCTGCCTGTGTGCATCGCCCCGGCGTACAATAGTTTTTCCATCGCATGGTCCCCTAAGTCTTGCATCTGGCTGTAGGTTAAGGTGGCCGTATTGTTGCGCCGAAAGCGCCCCTTGAGAAACTCGAAGTTCGCCTCGCCCTCATCATTCTCGTACAGGCGCATGTGTTTCTCGTAGAGGAATGAAAATAGCCTGCCAGGACCTACGATCAGCTCAACTGTACTGCTTCTGCTGTTCGCCACGATGTCGAAGTCGAGCAGCACGTCCCAGCCCAGTTTGAGGGAGCAGTACATGAGCGTGTAGAGGACATCAGCGTCCACAGACGGATGTGGCCACACGATGCCGGCGTCATCGAGCGCCTTCTGGACGGCAGGAAGCTCGTCCCTGACGCCTTCGAGCAGCGACACGCAGCTGTGGTACACGGCAGCGGCCCGTTGCTCCTCATTTTGTCCCGACTGTGGCATCCTGATGTCCTTCAGCGAGTCGGTAAGCTTGTCGAGCACGTGATAGAGCCGGTTCTCCCACACGGTGCCACGGTGCTCTTTCCGCCAGCCGTCGCAAACGAAGCGCGTGAAGCTCTTGCACGGGTTCGCCGATTCGTTGATGGAGGAGAGGAGCCGCGTCGAGTAGGCGAGGCAGGCATGCGTTGCACACGCGCTCGATAATGGCCCCGCCGAATTCCAGGAAGCCTTCAAGATCGCCACTGTCACGAGCGTCGCAAGTACAACCATCGTCAGTGCGCCGAGAGTGATCCACAGAGCTCCAAAGGCCTGCAATTAATAAAGACCGAAAGAAGAACGTTCACCTTCTTGGCAAGCAACGAATTTGCGGCACCATAGTGAAAGCATGTTCAGCTTGTTAGCAAATAACGAGTTTTGAGCGTCAATAGTGCAAGCAACTTCGCAGCGTTGATAACCGCGCGCCCTGTACACGCGCAGTGCGGCACATCAATAACACAAACTTTTAGGGGCgtagcaccttagggccgagccttgtccctcgtcgtcctcCGGTGTCCGTAGCTCTGGATTGCATGGAGACCgttaggggcgctgcggtgcacaagggcatagGGAgcacatgcaacgctgttttaaaacggcgttgcatgtagtctccctacaagggcgttcgttccccacgcgcgctctctttctctctccttcccgacgcgcgctctctttctctcttgtacgtagctctggtttgcatggagtccgctaggggcgctgcggtgcacaagggcgttcgttcacgACGCGCGCATTCTTTCTCATCGTTCCCGACGCGGAGCTGAGGgttcgcgaagctcgcgcttgaaccgagcatcggcgccaccaacctcaggtagagaacgctcccggcgttttgccgccgcttcccgcgctctcgccgcctctgggtccgcttgccggcgtcgcgcttgaaccgagcatcggcgccaccaacctcaggtagaaaacgcttccggcgttttgccgccgcttcccgcgctctcgcatgtacggggattcgcggttacccgaatgatcccccggtgcttcgcccactcgtcatctttcatttcgtggatatgcggcgatTTTTTACACGGCGCTTGCTGAGGCAGACCTGAAGGGATATTGCGTATTGCGATGGCTGTTCATAGCACAAATGTTCATAAGACGATTGCCGGAGGACCGCAATCGTTATAAAGTCGCGAGGATTATGGGCAGCACTgtactacagcgaagctgttttgtgCTGGGCTCCTGTAAAATTTTCGTAAGCGCGAGCAAGAACACAGGTCTCgtgggccggtcccggagattgtgccgaaagggtccaagcacaatggtacatacccctgtggactacGGGTGGTGGGATTCGGCATCTGTAACGTGCCCTTTAACTACACTTGTCACACATTGGACCGAAATAGGTCCCAGACACAAGGATAAGAACCGttccgtttgtgcttcaatgtataagaCGACGTTTTGTAAAGAAAGTAATTGAACTCCAATgtatttctccgtaaagttcggaaattaatacctcgaaactcttgtcatcctgagaattcgttccaagtatgatccttgcgaactccacggatagaatttgtaaattgcaatatgagccaaaGACACGGCGCTTGTTGAGGCAGAAGTGAAGGGATATTGCGTATTCCACTAGCTGTGAGAGGTCTAGGATGGCTCAACCGTTCATAAAACGATTGCCGGAGTGGAGTAAAATTAGTTAAAAGCCAATGTTTAACCAAttgatgaactagaattgtgctatatgcgtcaggcaaccttaaaaatttttttgaaagtgtccgGTGGCACACCCTGCATATGAAGCCCTCCCAAAGTTTCCCTGTTTCCCTGGGAGGAGCAACGTCGGCGGCAATTTCATGTTAGGAGAAAATAGCGCTCATGCCATGGGTGTCATGTACCGAAAGCTTTAAGCTGTACGTTAATTATGTGCTTAACTCGTTTTATACACATTCCCATGTGGTTCTCCCACTCCCAGGCAAAGTTTCAAGCGAGTCGTATTCAAACAACGTTTTAAAGTATGTGTTTTATTTGTTATAACTGAATTTATTATTGTAACTGaacgaaagaaacagcttcgctagaaATTTGTTTCCGATTTTCAAAGGTCACGTAAATCTGTTGTCttatctttctttttaatttttattgcgatagcaattatatggacacttctaccggatttctgccgtcgccgtcgccgtcgccgtgaggttccctatagataaaatcttcgccgcgcgccgtatgccctagcggaagcgtgcggggacgcgcgctatcatggagagcgaacgcactcaatcatccacgcgcaagcaaggaagcggaaagccagcgccggagggagcaggggggggggggggcacttctctgccaacaacagagctcgtcgctcgtccgcacagtctcttatctctccctcgcgcaagcaaggaagcgggaagccagcgccggggggagcgggggggggggggggcgcacttctacgctgccaacaaccgcgctcgtcgctcgtccgcaccgtctcttatctccacacggctctgacctttatgcgccgtgcattcgccgctcagtttccgttgaagcgatagaccgcacgtaccttcgcccgctgcggcgtatgcttgctgccagcgttttgacggtcgttgtccgcagtcattcagtgtgatctattcgtgtttgtttgtgcgcgctcgcaccacgcttgttgattcagttagtaatagtcgggccacattttccaacgcacgctacacatgcaatgctgcccggatcggcagtgcagcgctacaggtgtgtcccttcgcacgcgcgctgccgacgggaagcgcttctcatcaacaccaccgtttcacacgcgccttctcgtggtcatcgagtctctcttcatgccggtctacttacgccgcagcacacctgcttacttaatcagctcatgtttactacaattcatattgctaccaaagccgctcaccttacttcgtatgacattgccttgttgctatcgcattcattgcttcgcccttagggcgaaactgtgacatttttttatgagtAACTATACAAACTAACGGCATGGAGTTAAATAATTGCCCTGAGAAGGAATGCGACATGACAAATTACCTTTATGAAGGTTATAATACAAAAACCCACAGGATCGTTCGAAATAAGGAATGTGAGAGCTCCATTTGACAGTCGGCTTGTGTCGCAACGGCGGATAGAGCAATGGTAGCGCACACGTACGCTTGTACGTAATGTATAACATTTCCCTTCAATAGTCTTTGTAATAAACTATATGTATAATAGCACTGCTTAGGGAAACACCTCTCCAAGATACGGGAACATCGTGAACATAAGTGCCACATTTTTCGATGTCACGTCAATGCCTACATCGCGGCCTCCATTTTCAGAATACCATCCAATTATCTCCAGCTTATATCTTGACGTTCTCTGGGACTGATGTCTCATACAACCGTCCTGTACACACCTTCACGGCGCTGCAGACGCCCGAGTTTTGGGCAGTGGCCAGCCGTGTGTGGGAGTCTCGTGTACTTACATTCCGTGGAGCTTATTCATGGCAAGCAGGAAGATTCCTGCCACCACCTGCCGCCTAGAACAACATGGTGGTGTCTACCCATCGAACTTTCTGCGTAATGGTATATAATCCTAGTCGAAGAACTTACACGGGGCGGCTTCGGCGTCACCTCGAAGAACGGATCTTGGGGCAGCTGGGGAGGTCTGAAGGCCGGCTGTCCGACCAGCGCACCGCCCAGGAACCCTTGCTGCGACATCGATGACAAAGGTAGGGCGCCCACGGCGGCGGCCGGGTCGTTGATGGAAGCACCGGATGGGCCGGGATGGTGTGGTCCCGTCGGTGACACGCCGTCCTCGGATGTCGCCGGGCGATGGCCCTTGACCTTGCGATTGGACGGTAAGCGGGCGGTGTGAACTCTGACTCCTGCATCTGAGAATATAAATTATGTTAGCACAGAGGAGTGGTCCCATGGGATAGCAGACTCCACCAATTGGTGGCTAGCGAAATGATTTCGCTAAGCGAAAAATACCTGTGTCCTATAAACGGTCTcgtacccctgacacacgggcactccaaagtcctttaggtaaggggacatctacggaaaggcgttcaagcgcagtgacacacgacaaaggtgtatctccctcccggcaaagttccttcgCGGGatgaagatcgggcatctacttttcgagcggaaaggtgtactctcgcatacagcgtgcacaactcatctaTAGAAGtaaacctgttacataactacggtgccccgcaagtgtcattttttttaccttgcgaaaatgttttttttttttcagtggtattgcgatttgtcgaacagtgaagatttactatagctatactctcaaacgctcgcaccacgtcgctagcgccgccatgttgaattccgaatatgcgcattataagccatcaaaaatagGAAAGAAATGGTTTAATTtgtacaatcactaaatgtaatctacgtgcgcagcttcttgtaaatgttttttttttctcttgctgctttaacacaccaagcttttgttttctttttttttttttttttttgcggcgttcatctgaggaattacctaaagaagttagtgcggtgctgtgtgtcatcggcgcaactcctttctgcaaacagtccttcggagtaacaaaaggggtttcctgcaaaggactttacttttgcccgtgtgtcaggggtactACTTTCTTTCGCAAGCACATCCCATCTCAATCGCTTAGTACTGTCACTGCTGGGGTACAACGCCAGAGAGTCGGTGTTAGCGGATGGCCTATTATAGAGTGCATATTTATGCGAGTTCGGTATTCACAAATGAACTATAAAACATCGCATTTGGCATCCATAACTAAATGTTAATTAATAGCGAAAGTGGCATCGCCATGTTCGGAAGCGCGCTGTgagaacaaaacaacaaaagaaaaagaaagtcagtttcacccgaaaggcgaagcatcaattgcgatagcaaattagcagagagctatacggagtaaggatagtagttttatcggctgtattaaacttggacacattcgcttactagctgaattaacaagcatggtgtcagcgcgcacaagcaaacatgaatagatcacactcgatgatcgcagacaaccgctgtgaaaacgctggcgtcagcaagcgcggcggtagcagcgagcgaaggttcgtactGTTtaacgcttcaacggaaattgagcggcgaaattaaagcacagcgcatacaaaggtaggagccgtgcgcagatcgctttcaagatacggtgcgcgtgaccgcTTGCAGCCGCTCGCAGCCGCACCTCCTTGCTCCCGcgatgccttcccgctttcctcctttcgcgtgcgagattgagttgccagttccccttgcgcccggtcgcaagatgcgcaGTTGGTGCCGCAACACAACGTCGCCCCCCGCCCTCCCTTTCTCCcacccatccccccacggcctttcgcgcgacggaagacgtcgcgtttgctctccgccgtgcgttcgctctccgtgaaagcacgcgtctcttgcgcgctttcattcgcaaaTAGAGCATTCCGCGCGgggatgattttatcgcccttggactttatacagaacgtcacggcgacggcaatgacaacggcagaaatgcacttggagtgtccatataatcgcaaaAAACGTGTTAGTGAGCGCGCAAACTTTACGTGCAGGAGCCGTCCTCCCGCTGTTATAGGCTCGCGTCGTGCTGTACCTACATCAACACAAGGCCTCTCCGCCTTCAATAAATGTAGGCAACCCACCGGCCACCTACAAAGTCGGAAACGCGATAATCTAAGAAAGAAATCCGAAATTCAACGTATATAATTGGCAGCTAAAACTACGCGTTGGAGCTAGTGACCGACACGGCGCGTTAAGCCTAACCATGCAGGTCGGTAGTCTGAAAGCGCAGTATACCTTGTGCACGTCCTTGCCGGGACTCTCGGCTTCCCTCGCGAGGCCTTCCGCTACTATCCGGCGGACGCATGTCGAAGTCGTCTCGCTCGTCGGGAACTCGCCGCTTCGGGCCACGGGGCTCAGGGTCGCCACGCTTGGATGTTCTGGATTGCGCCTTTTTGCGTTTCTCGCCCTTAGCCTGCGAAACCTGGGTGCCTGAGGTCGGCAAGACATCCTCTGTTGGTTCCATCGTTGAGCACTATATACGCGCTTGTAGAAGACGAGAATATCGATGAAGCTGCTGGTGCTGTTCTCTGTTACCGAGAGGCCTAGGATCGTCTTCTTGGATCGCGCTCAGAGGATGCTGCGTGAGCACTTGAACCGCGCGTgagcgctgatgatgatgatgatgcacctccgttatggctcgcacccactaagggggataggccaagaatcgggcggcagttggaatgctaaagaaaattcatattttaaaacaagaaaacaagaaatgccaagtaaaagacaaaaaagacagatgtcgcactaaccagattagcGCGTACGCTTGGATTGATCGTTGTCGTTCCCCTCGTGTGGTATATACCCACTGGAGGGCACGACCAAGAATGctcgggaaagagaaagagaaaatgggagccagagcgagagaaagaaattgtagcagcaccaacggggcaacgcgcagagctgctgccgacgccgtccgcgtttgcctgtgtccccgcgttcgcgccgaacgcgcgcggtgtccgtgactaaagttccagtgactttatccgtgactgcagccggcgcctctggcggcggctcggcaggtttcgaccagtcACGCCCCGGGAAGTGTGAAGGCGCAGCTTGACCGTGACGTCACCGGTGAGATAAAGTTCAgagccgccgcgatggcggcagaactctcgttgactctgtggcgagtacatgtagccttgacatgggatgaccaaagatcatagagtttctcactataacacctagagggtaaactggcgccaccatctatgcgagtttcttaaagggctgccgtgccctcatgggaatgatgggatatgtgtctgcgaggcttgtgttggctggtgttgtacgaggcttcgtctaaaacgtggatatgactacacaaataacgcgttcttaaaataaaatctacataaaaggctttcattcacccatattacatctctcagtaaagtttactcacctacaatgcagaatcaagcgaagaaaagcaagaacagacgacaaaatgttccaaagcgagcgagaatgttgtcgtctgccctccaactttagcggtcagctgatactttttacgtttcatataattgtgcatacaatagtatgtcctcaaaattaaacaaaacatgtttttgtgtaataataaagctaaagcagttttttacgtcctgttttagcaggaaatgaatcattgtgacagacggaacggtgttagccaggcgcgtcttcaaggcgttctggctctccaaaaacgatgccaatccgaatccacaatataccggcattcccatgcataccacggcgcaacagcgccacatttccctctaggttttatagtgtgaaactctatgccaaagatccggacacccgaagaagccattcatcttgaagcgcgtcgcgcagccaagcgagaatctgcgcgtcggcggcgagctgatTCGAAATACCGTGcttagcagcacttagcatttcctagcaaaacttagcccagcctagtaaaacctggaagttAGGTCGATgacaagctccgctgtttactccagccttgcacactAGTGCTAGctgcctacatttttttttttttttttttacagcggaagctgttatgggctcattccaaccgccgtttcggttcgcgatatgttgtccgccgccgccgccgcgtaaccgctatcgccggaaatgcaaaaaaaagtacccggtcttcGCCGGGATTGAACAAGGCctgctgcgcgggagtcggatactttaccactgagccacgcaagcacttgctattgGGAGCGAAAAAACAAAACCTAcaaacgcaggcgcagacgatccgagcctccgccagtatggtggcgccatctagttaaggcgcaaccgacgagatgccattcagacgagacgcgcaagatcaaagacgatccccagtctccgccagtatggtggcgccatctagttaacgtgcctgcaaacacagcgtgcgcagctcgccatcgacgccgggcggacagttcatatcgttgtcgtcaaaacgaggcgaagagactttgccgcgaagactctggtgtgcgtggtgccgtaattggagctactcttgagccgctccacagcttacgctttgactgggcttgaagctaaacatttcgacagaattacctgtctggttgggaaaattgataaagacttagagattgactccaaccaaataaggaaatttactagcccgacgtttcggaaccaattcggctccttcttcagggggtattcttcggaggtggcggtgtgccgcttttaaaaggtccgtcgtaacaaaggagaggaagggagagagagcgcctaaggtgcggagacacttgtcctggcacctgttctagacag is a window of Dermacentor silvarum isolate Dsil-2018 chromosome 4, BIME_Dsil_1.4, whole genome shotgun sequence DNA encoding:
- the LOC119448644 gene encoding endothelin-converting enzyme 1; translated protein: MEPTEDVLPTSGTQVSQAKGEKRKKAQSRTSKRGDPEPRGPKRRVPDERDDFDMRPPDSSGRPREGSRESRQGRAQDAGVRVHTARLPSNRKVKGHRPATSEDGVSPTGPHHPGPSGASINDPAAAVGALPLSSMSQQGFLGGALVGQPAFRPPQLPQDPFFEVTPKPPRAFGALWITLGALTMVVLATLVTVAILKASWNSAGPLSSACATHACLAYSTRLLSSINESANPCKSFTRFVCDGWRKEHRGTVWENRLYHVLDKLTDSLKDIRMPQSGQNEEQRAAAVYHSCVSLLEGVRDELPAVQKALDDAGIVWPHPSVDADVLYTLMYCSLKLGWDVLLDFDIVANSRSSTVELIVGPGRLFSFLYEKHMRLYENDEGEANFEFLKGRFRRNNTATLTYSQMQDLGDHAMEKLLYAGAMHTGSVESFPEGSDLGLTEAKWTATLQKINMSLAEGPLLTTTNAAYVNAFLNLWRSNGSDSIHALVSWSTVQVAALFANRELIYNYYGDNYKVAQVHYGIFCATRAMFFSRQALFARYNADVFQGKAGVIARELALSVRLAFWLRLSSSTYFDENVTVVADWSSLTTAFHNFEMHSEENETIVRGQLPDMTDSFVSNWQHSAIVRNTPEVEQMLLAMRRLRYYVLSDGKRDFQLMPYAMSFPLFDPTLPSSVNYGGFGFEITEALGDLLLSVYDVRKVPQIDSLYNCLLASEFGGIFDVRHYAAHTIGLNALVDAYESSGRASDNAVQGLEKYRGLPLVFIAMCYVQCDGSLILENAEAACNLPLQQLPQFAEAFACAPGEPMNPANRCALI